In Pseudomonadota bacterium, the following proteins share a genomic window:
- a CDS encoding metallophosphoesterase: protein MSSGELPSARLVQISDPHLLEDPLATHRTVNTSVSLAHVLSRAQTHIRNADAVVLTGDIAQDELSATYDRLRESWINEWVGPHTPVWCLPGNHDAPVLMQEALSESPFSCLGHHTLGNWEVILLDSRYPGHASGLLGDDELARLADRLRHTGAEHLLVVLHHHAIALGHSWLDKVGLLDHHAFNTLLHQDGRTRAVVFGHIHQAVDRVFSTVRYLGCPSTGVQFEPNQTDFRLDTRPPGYRIMSLMPSGKIETQVVWLRQTANALTRQFSEQLESSTS, encoded by the coding sequence ATGTCTAGCGGCGAGCTGCCGTCCGCTCGCCTAGTTCAAATCAGCGATCCGCATTTGCTTGAAGACCCCTTGGCGACACATCGCACCGTTAATACATCGGTGTCATTGGCACATGTTCTAAGCCGAGCTCAAACGCATATTCGCAACGCGGACGCGGTAGTGCTTACGGGCGATATAGCACAGGACGAACTCAGCGCCACCTATGATCGTTTGCGTGAGAGCTGGATCAACGAGTGGGTGGGGCCACATACACCGGTATGGTGCCTACCCGGCAATCATGATGCACCGGTTCTTATGCAAGAGGCGCTCAGTGAATCGCCGTTCTCGTGTCTCGGCCATCATACCTTGGGAAATTGGGAGGTGATCTTGCTCGACTCGCGTTATCCAGGGCACGCATCGGGCTTGCTTGGCGATGACGAGCTCGCGCGCCTGGCCGATCGCTTGCGTCATACAGGGGCCGAGCACCTACTCGTTGTATTACATCATCACGCTATCGCATTGGGCCATAGCTGGCTGGACAAAGTGGGTCTGCTTGATCACCACGCCTTCAATACCTTGTTACATCAAGACGGACGTACTCGCGCAGTGGTGTTTGGCCACATACACCAGGCCGTTGACCGCGTTTTTAGCACTGTCCGGTATCTTGGCTGCCCATCCACCGGCGTTCAATTCGAACCAAATCAGACCGACTTTCGACTGGACACCCGTCCACCGGGCTACCGAATCATGTCGCTCATGCCCTCGGGCAAGATCGAAACTCAAGTGGTATGGTTACGCCAGACCGCGAACGCGCTCACGCGCCAATTTTCTGAACAGCTCGAGTCGTCTACATCATGA
- a CDS encoding TraB/GumN family protein, which produces MKKPFSNVLIVLLLAVTVGCTKHDSATAAEPASSPTLPAVAATPERAPAATPDRPSATALRHPLWVIESAQNRTYLLGSIHVLRDEDYPLPHAFQKAYDDAEHLVMELDFSSFDAMTVMATTRQLAMLPENQTLRDAMGDKNYALAEQKARAINVDLTQFDRVEPWYAALTITQVQLGKLGFKAENGVEFYFERQAKDDDKTGSGLETFEQQLGILDALPIDAQNQFLLEALVPSDELIAEGDRMIDAWKTGQADKLFDLFEEDLKNNPALREALLVKRNREWLPKIMALTERDDNVLVIVGALHLVGDDGVIAMLREQGLTVRQL; this is translated from the coding sequence ATGAAAAAGCCCTTTTCGAATGTGTTGATCGTGCTACTGCTCGCGGTCACCGTTGGCTGCACGAAGCACGATTCAGCCACCGCCGCAGAGCCCGCATCGTCGCCCACCCTGCCGGCTGTGGCCGCGACGCCGGAACGGGCGCCTGCCGCGACACCCGATCGACCATCGGCTACCGCCCTACGCCACCCGTTGTGGGTGATTGAGAGCGCCCAGAACCGAACATATCTTTTGGGGTCGATTCACGTCTTACGGGATGAAGATTATCCATTGCCACACGCTTTTCAAAAGGCCTATGACGACGCCGAGCACCTCGTCATGGAACTCGATTTTTCGTCCTTTGACGCGATGACGGTGATGGCCACAACGCGGCAATTGGCGATGCTGCCGGAAAACCAAACGTTGCGTGACGCAATGGGCGATAAAAACTATGCGCTCGCCGAACAAAAGGCACGCGCCATAAACGTCGATCTTACGCAATTTGACCGCGTTGAACCCTGGTATGCGGCATTGACCATCACTCAAGTACAGCTTGGCAAACTCGGCTTTAAAGCTGAGAACGGCGTTGAATTTTACTTCGAACGCCAGGCAAAAGATGACGACAAAACCGGTAGTGGGCTGGAGACCTTCGAACAGCAGCTCGGCATCTTGGATGCACTGCCGATCGATGCGCAAAATCAATTTTTGCTCGAAGCGCTCGTGCCGAGCGATGAACTCATTGCCGAGGGTGACCGGATGATCGACGCGTGGAAAACCGGTCAAGCGGACAAGTTGTTCGACTTGTTTGAAGAGGACCTCAAAAACAATCCGGCGCTGCGAGAGGCGCTGCTTGTAAAACGCAATCGTGAATGGTTGCCGAAGATCATGGCGCTGACCGAGCGCGATGACAATGTGTTGGTTATTGTTGGCGCGTTGCACCTGGTTGGTGACGATGGTGTGATTGCCATGCTGCGCGAACAGGGTCTGACGGTCCGCCAACTCTAG
- a CDS encoding rubredoxin has translation MKVWMCIVCGYVYDEAKGDPDGGLAPGTKWEDVPISWRCPDCGVGKEDFEMEEMT, from the coding sequence ATGAAAGTTTGGATGTGCATCGTCTGCGGCTACGTCTACGATGAGGCAAAAGGCGACCCCGATGGGGGGCTGGCCCCCGGCACGAAATGGGAGGACGTACCCATTTCCTGGCGCTGTCCCGATTGTGGCGTTGGGAAAGAGGATTTTGAAATGGAGGAAATGACCTGA
- a CDS encoding hydroxymethylpyrimidine/phosphomethylpyrimidine kinase, with protein MTDKPKPPALLIVAGLDPSGGAGLIADSQTASTLGAHAVVIATTLTVQSLQRCHASHAVSADVIHAQLNAIADDVDVRAVKIGAVPTRDSLDVIVSAIHRFEPEYVVVDPVRNATRGAALHTGLPFIDYVRRILTLNPILTPNRDELRHWLSADTDHIAKSTDATGQALIDAGCRAVLETDGDGTDQRCVHRLHTAGHIRCIEHDRVSGDFRGTGCTLSTALAALLLNGQSLDNAVDNALDFTLDAIRRAPADTGIPMRWRTS; from the coding sequence ATGACGGACAAACCCAAACCACCCGCCCTACTTATCGTAGCCGGTCTTGACCCCAGCGGCGGTGCGGGGCTGATCGCCGACAGCCAGACTGCGTCAACACTCGGTGCGCATGCGGTGGTGATCGCCACAACATTGACCGTGCAGTCGCTACAACGCTGCCATGCCTCCCATGCGGTGAGCGCTGACGTCATTCACGCACAACTGAATGCGATTGCCGACGATGTCGATGTTCGCGCTGTCAAAATTGGCGCCGTCCCGACTCGCGACAGCCTCGACGTCATTGTCAGTGCAATACATCGATTTGAACCTGAATACGTGGTGGTCGACCCTGTGCGGAATGCGACCCGTGGTGCAGCGCTTCACACCGGCCTGCCGTTTATCGACTATGTCCGTCGCATTCTGACACTGAATCCCATACTGACCCCCAATCGTGACGAACTTCGGCACTGGCTGAGCGCAGACACCGATCACATTGCCAAGTCGACGGACGCGACCGGTCAAGCGCTAATCGATGCCGGTTGTCGCGCGGTATTGGAAACCGACGGCGACGGGACCGACCAGCGCTGCGTGCACCGCCTTCATACGGCCGGGCACATACGTTGCATCGAGCACGACCGAGTGAGCGGTGACTTTCGCGGCACTGGCTGCACACTGTCTACCGCGCTTGCCGCCTTGTTGCTGAACGGGCAGTCGCTGGACAATGCGGTGGATAACGCGCTCGACTTTACGTTGGATGCCATCCGGCGAGCGCCTGCTGACACCGGCATCCCCATGCGCTGGCGCACTTCGTGA
- the thiE gene encoding thiamine phosphate synthase — MIYGLYAITDHHETDDLLSHTEQVLLGGAQIVQYRDKSTDHDRRYHNATALCALCSRFNVPLIVNDDIQLAATVDAAGVHLGQHDGSLREARNRLGADALIGVSCYASMRRAVQAQEHGASYVAFGAMFPSSIKPFAPSAPLTLLTSARDMLDVTVVAIGGITLDNASNVVEAGANAVAVISALKTNEPAATAAAFRQLFDPLPAE, encoded by the coding sequence GTGATTTACGGCCTTTATGCCATTACGGATCATCATGAAACCGATGATCTTCTGAGCCATACTGAACAGGTGCTCCTGGGCGGCGCTCAGATCGTGCAGTACCGTGACAAGTCTACTGACCACGACCGGCGTTATCACAACGCAACGGCGCTTTGCGCCTTGTGCTCCCGCTTCAATGTGCCATTGATCGTTAACGACGATATCCAATTAGCCGCGACCGTCGACGCGGCTGGTGTCCACTTGGGCCAGCACGATGGTTCCCTTCGCGAAGCGCGTAACCGATTGGGTGCCGACGCGTTGATTGGCGTGTCGTGCTACGCCTCGATGCGTCGTGCTGTTCAGGCGCAGGAACATGGCGCATCGTACGTCGCGTTTGGCGCGATGTTTCCCTCTTCAATTAAACCGTTTGCACCGTCGGCCCCGCTAACGCTGTTAACCAGCGCGCGCGACATGCTCGATGTAACCGTGGTTGCGATCGGTGGCATTACGCTGGACAATGCGTCCAACGTTGTAGAGGCTGGGGCCAATGCGGTTGCCGTGATCTCAGCGCTCAAGACCAACGAGCCAGCCGCCACCGCTGCGGCCTTTCGCCAACTCTTTGATCCGCTGCCTGCCGAATGA
- the hemL gene encoding glutamate-1-semialdehyde 2,1-aminomutase, with translation MSTDYFAEAQTVIPGGVNSPVRAFGSVGGTPVFVASAKGAKVRSQDGREFTDYVGSWGPMILGHADERVVSRVQSAAESGLSFGAPTVQETELAKLICTLVPSIERVRMVSSGTEATMSAIRLARGFTGRPLLLKFTGCYHGHADALLIKAGSGALTLGIPGSAGVPAGAAQDTLTADFNDVDSLRAVFDEYGSQIACVIVEPIAGNMNMVMPKPAFLTAMRELCDTHGSILIFDEVMTGFRVALGGAQSVFGITPDLTTLGKVVGGGMPVGAFGGRRDIMEHIAPLGPVYQAGTLSGNPLGMAAGIETLTHIQAPDFYTALEQKARRLTEGLMQAAKDQGVALQAHCLGGMFGVFFSSDEAIDSYAQVTACNIDQFKQFFRGMLERGHYFAPSAYEAGFISAAHTDADVDETIKAARAVFGEIN, from the coding sequence ATGTCCACTGATTATTTTGCCGAAGCCCAAACCGTTATACCTGGAGGCGTGAATTCGCCGGTACGCGCCTTTGGCAGCGTCGGTGGCACACCTGTGTTTGTGGCGTCGGCCAAAGGCGCCAAAGTGCGCTCGCAGGACGGTCGCGAATTTACCGACTACGTCGGTTCATGGGGGCCGATGATTCTCGGTCATGCCGATGAGCGCGTGGTGTCACGCGTGCAGTCCGCTGCCGAGAGTGGACTGAGCTTTGGCGCGCCAACCGTGCAGGAAACCGAGTTGGCAAAACTCATTTGCACGCTCGTGCCGTCGATTGAACGCGTGCGTATGGTGAGCTCGGGCACAGAGGCAACGATGAGCGCCATCCGTCTCGCCAGAGGTTTTACGGGTCGGCCCCTTCTGCTCAAATTTACCGGCTGCTATCACGGCCACGCCGACGCGCTGTTAATCAAAGCAGGCTCCGGCGCACTCACGCTGGGCATCCCCGGATCGGCGGGCGTGCCCGCCGGCGCCGCGCAGGACACACTCACCGCGGACTTTAATGATGTGGACAGTTTACGCGCCGTGTTCGACGAGTACGGCAGCCAGATTGCCTGTGTCATCGTTGAGCCGATCGCGGGCAATATGAACATGGTGATGCCAAAGCCTGCTTTTCTTACGGCGATGCGCGAGCTGTGTGACACCCATGGCAGTATCTTGATTTTTGATGAAGTGATGACCGGCTTTCGCGTTGCGCTCGGTGGCGCGCAATCCGTGTTTGGGATAACTCCCGATCTCACCACGCTGGGCAAGGTAGTGGGTGGTGGTATGCCCGTCGGTGCGTTTGGTGGGCGGCGGGATATCATGGAGCACATCGCGCCGCTTGGGCCGGTGTATCAAGCCGGTACGCTCTCGGGTAACCCGCTTGGCATGGCGGCTGGGATCGAAACACTCACCCACATACAGGCGCCCGATTTTTACACCGCGTTGGAGCAGAAAGCCCGGCGGCTAACCGAAGGCCTGATGCAGGCCGCCAAAGATCAGGGAGTCGCGCTACAGGCTCATTGTTTGGGCGGCATGTTTGGCGTGTTTTTCTCTTCTGACGAGGCGATCGACTCCTACGCGCAGGTCACGGCGTGCAACATTGACCAATTTAAACAATTCTTTCGCGGCATGCTCGAGCGCGGTCACTATTTTGCGCCATCGGCCTATGAAGCGGGTTTTATCAGTGCGGCTCACACCGATGCCGATGTTGATGAAACCATCAAAGCCGCCCGGGCCGTATTCGGCGAGATAAATTAA